Proteins encoded in a region of the Gracilinanus agilis isolate LMUSP501 unplaced genomic scaffold, AgileGrace unplaced_scaffold56106, whole genome shotgun sequence genome:
- the LOC123256112 gene encoding coagulation factor XIII B chain-like, which produces MQTLPNTFRHGEIIHIECELNFELEGSEEIHCEHGKWTPPPNCIEIKEKIACEEPPMIMNGSANFNSKTYYNGAKVTYTCENGYHIKGSDEIICKNGKWTSPPKCMENNENCKPPPEIEHGTIVDELLSSYETGSSVEYRCNIYYLLSGSQRALCVQGKWSTPPICL; this is translated from the exons ATGCAAACTCTTCCCAATACTTTCCGGCATGGAGAAATAATTCACATAGAGTGTGAGCTTAACTTTGAGCTTGAAGGATCAGAAGAAATACACTGTGAACATGGAAAATGGACACCACCACCAAACTGCATTG aaataaaggaaaaaatagcatGTGAGGAGCCACCTATGATTATGAATGGCTCAGCAAACTTCAATTCTAAGACCTATTACAATGGGGCTAAAGTGACATATACTTGTGAAAATGGCTATCACATTAAAGGATCTGATGAGAtaatctgtaaaaatggaaaatggaccTCACCTCCAAAATGCATGG aaaacaatgaaaactgtaAACCACCACCTGAGATTGAACATGGGACTATTGTTGATGAATTATTGTCAAGCTATGAAACAGGGTCCTCAGTGGAATATAGATGCAATATATATTACTTATTGAGTGGATCTCAAAGAGCACTATGTGTGCAAGGAAAGTGGTCAACTCCACCTATTTGTTTAG